CGCATAGACGGGATGGGCGGCAGCTTGCCGACGTAGCGCTTAATGCGGAGCAGGCCGGCGTGCTCGATCTTCGGTCCGATGTCGTTGAGCACCGCGCCGCGCACGACGCCGGGCCGGCGCGCCGCGATGCGCATTGTGTGAAGGCCGCCGCGTGACGTGCCGATGAACACCGCTTGCGGGACGCCCGCGTCGGCAAGTTGAGCCATGATGTCGGCATGCTCGACGTTGAAGTCATAGCGTCGCCAGTCCTGGTCCCAGTCGGATCGGCCGCGTCCACGATAGTCGAGGGCAAGAATCCTCCGGCCGTCGGCTTGCAGGGTCCTGGCGATGCGGTCGAAATCATCGGCCGAGCGGGCAAGCCCCGGCAGGCAAACAACCGGGAGCAGACCCCCGCCGCCGCCCGGCGGCGCGGGATAGTCGAAATAATGCAAGCGGAGCCCGTCGCCCGCGTAAACGTAGCGGCTAAAAGGTTCTTGCGCAGACGCCATGGAACGACCATTCCTGCATATAAAACCTGCCCAGTCGACAGCGACATTGAAGCTCTCAATCGAGATTCGCAACCGCGCCGCTGGCGCTTTGTGTTCCTTGACTTCAAAGCCGGTTGCGGCGAGTTTGCCCGCGCCCGCGAGGCGTCCCTCGCCTAAAGGAAAACGCCGCCTCAATGCGCTCCTATCTCGACTTCGAAAAGCCCGTCGCAGAACTCGAAACCAAGGTCGACGAGTTGCGCGCGCTGGCCGGAAACGGAGAGGCCGTGTCGATCGGCGAGGAGCTCGGCAAGCTCCAGGCCAAAGCCGCGAAGGCGCTCGCGGATCTCTACGCCGGCCTGACGCCCTGGCAAAAGATCCAGGTGGCGCGGCACCCGCAGCGGCCACATTTTTCTGACTATGTGCGGCAGCTTGTCGACGAGTTCACGCCGCTCGCCGGAGACCGGCTGTTCGGCGAGGACTTTGCGATCGTCGGCGGTTTCGGGCGGTTCCGCGGCGAGCCGATCTGCGTCATCGGCCAGGAGAAGGGCTCGGACACCTCGAGTCGTCTTCACCACAATTTCGGCATGGCGCGGCCGGAAGGCTATCGCAAGGCGGTCCGCCTGATGGAGCTCGCCGACCGGTTCGGTTTGCCGGTCGTCTCGCTTGTCGATACGGCTGGCGCTTTTCCGGGCATCGACGCCGAAGAGCGCGGGCAGGCCGAAGCGATCGCCCGCTCCACCGACGTATCGCTCTTGCTCGGCGTGCCCAATGTCGCGGTGGTGGTGGGCGAGGGCGGGTCCGGCGGCGCGATCGCGATCGCCGCCGCCAACAAAGTGCTGATGCTTGAGCACTCGGTCTACACCGTCGCGTCGCCCGAAGCCTCGGCCTCGATCCTGTGGCGCGACTCCGCCAAGGCGCAAGAGGCGGCGACGAGCATGAAAATCACAGCGCAGGATCTCTTAAAGTTCGGCATCATCGACCTGATCGTGACGGAGCCGCCGGGCGGCGCCCATCGCGATCCCCAGGCGGCGATTGGCGCAGTCGGAGAGGCGCTCGCCAAGGAACTTGCCGGCCTGGCGAATTTGTCGCGCGAACAGCTGAGACAATTCCGCGCCGACAAGTTTTTGGCCATGGGCCGGAAACTTGAAGAGAAGCGTTAACGTAAATTCCAGAAGATTGGCCCCAAAAACGCGTAGGCGCGCGATTCTCCGCTGATTTGGACAACTTCTCGTCCCATTATTTGTTTTTCCTGATCAGGCGCGGCGGCTCGCTTCCGAGACCTTCGCGAGGCGACTGCGCCGCCAGAGGGGACATTATGAAGACTCGAGGCATTGCGCCGGCGCTGGGGCTTGCCGTCCTGGCCGCCTTCGCGCTCTCGGCCTGCGAGCAGAGCGGTCTCGCGCATCGCTCGCTTGCGCCGATCCCCTCCGAGACTGTCGCGCTGATGGAGCAGGCCGGCACGACCAAGGAAGCGCCGATGCTGATCCGCGCCTATAAAAAGGAAGCGGAGCTCGAAATCTGGAAGATGCGGTCCGATGGTCGTTACGTCCATCTGAAGACGTTTCCGATGTGCCGCTGGTCGGGTCAGCTCGGACCCAAGCGCCGCCAGGGCGACCGCCAAGTGCCGGAAGGCTTTTACGCCATCGGCCCGGCGCAGATGAATCCGAACTCAAGCTATTATCTGTCGTTCAACGTCGGCTATCCGAACGCGCTCGATCGCGCCCTTGGCCACACCGGCGGCGACATCATGGTGCATGGCGCCTGCTCGTCGGCCGGTTGCTTCTCGATGACGGACAAGCAGATCGCCGAGATCTATGCGATCGCCCGCTCGTCGCTCGCCGGCGGTCAACGCGCGATCCAGATGCAATCCTTCCCCTTCAAGATGACGGCGGAAAATCTCGCCAAGCATCGTCTCGATCCCAACCTCGACTTCTGGAAGCAGCTCAAGGAAGGCTCCGATCATTTCGAGGTGACCTTGCAGGAGCCGCAGGTCGCCTTCTGCAACCGGCGTTACGTATTCAACGCGGCCGGTGCAGCCAATCTCGATCCGGACGCCGCCTGTCCGCCGCTCAAACAGGACCAGGAGATCGCCCAGGCGGTGGCCCAGAAGAGCGCCCAGGACGAAGCCAAGATCGCCCAGCTCGCGCAAAGCGGCGTGAAGCCGGTGCGGATCGTTTATCAGGACGGCGGCCAGCACCCGGCCTTTGCGTCGCGGGTTCCAGAGGTCAGCCGCCCGGAGACGATCGTTCCGCCGACCGAAATCGCGCTCGACGAGAAGCCGAACCGAGGCGCTGGGTCGGCTGTCGCCAAGGTCGCTGACAAGCTCGCCGCCAAATCGCCGGTCGTGACCTTGGCCGCGGCGAAGGCCGCTGGCGAAAGCCGGCAGACCCGCGTCGTCGCATTGGCGCCGATGCGCAGCGACCACCGCGACCTCTCCGCGCTCGCGGCCTCGGATCCAAGCCCCACCAACAGCGTCAAAAAATTGGCGCGTTCGAACAGGGATGCGGGAGATATTCCGACGCCGCCCGCCTCTATTGGCGTCCGGAGATCCGCGGCCGTTCATTCGTCCAAATCCTTTTAAGACCTCGGATCCTTCGAGCAAACTCAAAGCCGCGCCTAGGCGCGGCTTTCTTTTCTGTCCAAGGCGCGATGGGCGGCAACCCGCTGAAGCTTTGCCGTGTAGCAAAAAATATCTTGACTCTTGTGCGGCGCAGCAATATAACAGTGCGACGCAGCGAGAGTTCTCTTGCTTCGTAGCCCTCCTTGGGCGTTTCCTCCCTTGACTTGGGCCGCTGGTTCGTCCGGCGGCCCCTTTTTTATGCCAACAGGTGGAAAAACGAGCCGGAGACGCCGTTTCTCGCCAGTCCGGCTGGGCGTTCGTCTTCGCTATAGGCGTCGCGCGCCAGCGCGAAGGGCGCGCCTTCTTCTCGAAGAACAGTCGCGTAGTGAAATTCATGGCCGCGCAGTCGAAGTCCGACTGCGCCCAGCGGATGATCGACCGCCAATCTCGCTTGGCGATAGCCGAGATGCAGCTTGCGCTTGGCGAAGCTCGTTTCCAGTTCCAGCAGTCCGGCCATTTCATGAGCGGCGCCCGCCGCGTCGATCAGCGCGCGGCCGAGAACCATGTAGCCGCCGCATTCGCCGTGGAGCCATCCTCTCTGAGCGAAACGCCGCAAACCGTTTTTGAAGCCCCGCGCCGCCGACAATCGGCCGGCGTGCAGCTCCGGATAGCCGCCCGGCAGCCAGCAGAGATCGCAATCTTCGGGCGGCGCCTCGTCGGCGAGCGGCGAGAAGAAGCGAAGCTCCGCGCCGGCGTCGCGCCAGCTCTGCGCGAGATGCGGATAGAAGAAGGAGAAAGCGTCGTCGCGCGCCACCGCGATGCGCTGGGCGGGAGGCGGGGTCGCCACGACGCCTGTCATTCCCGACGCCCGCGCAGCGGGCGATCGGGAATCCGGAGCCGCGACAGACGCGTCCGGCGTCACGCTGGATTCCCGATCGCTTCGCTTGCGCGAAGCGTCGGGAATGACATTGCTGCTTGCGGCGATCGTCCCGCAAGCGACAATCGCCTCCACATCCACATGCGCTTCGACGAAATCGGCGAGCGCGTCGAGGCGGTCGTCGAGGCCCGGCGTTTCCCCGGCCTGCACCAGGCCGAGATGGCGTTCGGGCAGCGCCATCTTTTCATTGCGGGGCAGCGCGCCAAACACCGGGATGTCCAGCGCCTCGATCGCTTCGCCGGCGAGCCTGCGATGACGCTCGGAGCCGACGCGGTTCAATACGACGCCGGCGACTTTTACGCGCGCATCGTG
This window of the Methylocystis hirsuta genome carries:
- a CDS encoding cobyrinate a,c-diamide synthase, with the translated sequence MNAPGLLIGAARSSSGKTTLTLGLMRALTRRGLRVAPVKCGPDYIDPAFHAAATGRPGVNLDSWAMDANLIARLAARVSEGADIVIAEGAMGLFDGAPGGAAGIGASADIAALLGWSVVLVHDVSGQGQTAAAIVRGIAGHDARVKVAGVVLNRVGSERHRRLAGEAIEALDIPVFGALPRNEKMALPERHLGLVQAGETPGLDDRLDALADFVEAHVDVEAIVACGTIAASSNVIPDASRKRSDRESSVTPDASVAAPDSRSPAARASGMTGVVATPPPAQRIAVARDDAFSFFYPHLAQSWRDAGAELRFFSPLADEAPPEDCDLCWLPGGYPELHAGRLSAARGFKNGLRRFAQRGWLHGECGGYMVLGRALIDAAGAAHEMAGLLELETSFAKRKLHLGYRQARLAVDHPLGAVGLRLRGHEFHYATVLREEGAPFALARDAYSEDERPAGLARNGVSGSFFHLLA
- a CDS encoding acetyl-CoA carboxylase carboxyltransferase subunit alpha, which encodes MRSYLDFEKPVAELETKVDELRALAGNGEAVSIGEELGKLQAKAAKALADLYAGLTPWQKIQVARHPQRPHFSDYVRQLVDEFTPLAGDRLFGEDFAIVGGFGRFRGEPICVIGQEKGSDTSSRLHHNFGMARPEGYRKAVRLMELADRFGLPVVSLVDTAGAFPGIDAEERGQAEAIARSTDVSLLLGVPNVAVVVGEGGSGGAIAIAAANKVLMLEHSVYTVASPEASASILWRDSAKAQEAATSMKITAQDLLKFGIIDLIVTEPPGGAHRDPQAAIGAVGEALAKELAGLANLSREQLRQFRADKFLAMGRKLEEKR
- a CDS encoding L,D-transpeptidase family protein, which gives rise to MKTRGIAPALGLAVLAAFALSACEQSGLAHRSLAPIPSETVALMEQAGTTKEAPMLIRAYKKEAELEIWKMRSDGRYVHLKTFPMCRWSGQLGPKRRQGDRQVPEGFYAIGPAQMNPNSSYYLSFNVGYPNALDRALGHTGGDIMVHGACSSAGCFSMTDKQIAEIYAIARSSLAGGQRAIQMQSFPFKMTAENLAKHRLDPNLDFWKQLKEGSDHFEVTLQEPQVAFCNRRYVFNAAGAANLDPDAACPPLKQDQEIAQAVAQKSAQDEAKIAQLAQSGVKPVRIVYQDGGQHPAFASRVPEVSRPETIVPPTEIALDEKPNRGAGSAVAKVADKLAAKSPVVTLAAAKAAGESRQTRVVALAPMRSDHRDLSALAASDPSPTNSVKKLARSNRDAGDIPTPPASIGVRRSAAVHSSKSF
- a CDS encoding alpha/beta fold hydrolase, which produces MASAQEPFSRYVYAGDGLRLHYFDYPAPPGGGGGLLPVVCLPGLARSADDFDRIARTLQADGRRILALDYRGRGRSDWDQDWRRYDFNVEHADIMAQLADAGVPQAVFIGTSRGGLHTMRIAARRPGVVRGAVLNDIGPKIEHAGLLRIKRYVGKLPPIPSMREAIALMRMTAGVNFSGVSPQEWEDYARLTFVEKDGKVLLRYDPELSHTLDSVLPDVAPKEHWDDFAALSDVPILAIRGANSDILSPEVFDEMARRAPRLERVWVEGQGHAPLLLDQPTISRIADFVRQCP